CCTACGTGACAGTTGAGAACGGCCGCATGTATCTCAATCCGGGAAGTTTGGCTTCCCCGCGAGGACGGCGGGAACGCACGTGCGCTCTTCTTGACATTGCAGCAGATGGCAAGACAGGCACCATACAGGTCTGCGCATCTCATCTGACCGTCCAAGGTGACATTGTTCAATTGGTACGCCACGGCGTATAGAATCGGACTTGATCTGAGATGCCGTCATCGTCTACACTGTTTGAGTGCATATGAGTCAGTAGCCTATTCATTCCGTTGCTTCGTGCGCTTTCAGCTCACGGATGTCTATGTGGGACTCGGACAAAAGATGTGCGCGTGCAGCTCACAGTGCAACCGTGTCTGTGTTGCAGACACGTCTACGCTGGTGTCGTTTAGAGGTATATGCGAGTGTAGTTCAGTCGTTTAGAGGTATATGCGGGTGTAGTTCAATGGTAGAACTCCAGCCTTCCAAGCTGGTAGCGTGGGTTCGATTCCCATCACCCGCTCCACATGTCTCAGTAGCTCAGTAGGATAGAGCAACAGCCTTCTAAGCTGTGGGTCGGGGGTTCGAATCCCTCCTGAGACGCCAGGTCCATGACACCTTTGTTGGAGCGCCAGGAGAATACGGTGCTAAGAGAAGTTCTGTACAGCCGCTGGCCGCGCCGCACGTTAGGGTGCGACAGCAGGGCAAAAGCGAATGAGGAGACTTCGGTTCATGGCGAAGCCGCGTTTTGGGGAGGAAGTTTAGATGACAGCCAAGTGGGAAAAAACTGAGGCGAACGTCGGTGTCCTCGAGATTGAGGTCAACTCCGAGCGGTTCTCGGAGGCACTCGACTGGGCCTTTAAAAAGGTCGTTAAGCAGGTGAATCTGCCTGGTTTCAGAAAAGGTAAAGTGCCCCGGAAATTGTTTGAGTCACGTTTCGGTGTGGAATCGTTATATCAGGACGCCGTCGATTACGTCTTGCCGGGGGCGTACGAAGAGGCTGTGCGCGAGACAGGCATTGAGCCCGTTGACCGCCCCTCCGTAGACGTTGTTCAAGTCGAAGCGGGACAACCGCTTATCTTTAAAGCGACCGTGACTGTGAAACCGGAAGTCGTCGTTGGAGAATACAAAGGCTTGGAAATCACGGATAAGTCCTTTGCTGTAGACGATGAAGCGGTGTCGGAAGAGGTTGAACGCACCTTAAGTGGTCACGCACAGATTGATGTTGTTGAAGATGGAGAAGTGCAGCAAGGCGATACCGTAGATATCGACTTTCGCGGAACAGTTGACGGCGAGGAGTTCGAAGGCGGAGAGGCTGAGAACTACCAGTTGGAAATTGGTTCTGGGATGTTCATTGCAGGCTTTGAAGACCAGCTTGTTGGCATGAAGCCCGGAGAAGACAGGGATATTACTGTCACTTTCCCAGAGGATTATCATGTGAAGTCGCTTGCTGGCAGAGAGGCAAAATTTGCTGTCAAGCTGCACGATATCAAACGCAAGACGCTGCGCGAACTGGACGACGAATTTGTACAGGAAATCAGCGAATTCGAAACGGTCGACGCCTTCATGGAAGACTTGAAACAACAGCTTGAAACGCGTAAGACTGAGGAGCACAAGCGCTATCTGGAAGACGAAGCCGTGAAAGCGGCCGTTGCTGCAGCGCAAGTTGATATCCCGCAGGCAATGATTGACCATGAAGCAGACCACCTCGTGGACAACTTTGCGCAGCAACTGCAAATGCAACAGATTCCGCTTGACGCATATCTTGAGTTCACGGGTATGACTCATGAAGAGCTGCGTGGACAGTTCACAGAGTCGGCTGAACAAAGCGTGCGCACAGGGCTGGTTCTTGAGGCGATTGCAAAGGCGGAGGGCCTGGAGCCATCTGAGGAAGACGTGGAAGCTGAGTTGCAGAAGATTGCCGACAGTGCTCAACTGCCGATTGACCGGGTGAAGCAGATGTTGGCGATGAGGGACCCAGGATTTGAGTCAATGAAATCCGACTTACGGTCTCGCAAGACCGTCGAATTGCTGGTGGAACATAGCAAAGTCGTGTAAGATAATGTACAATACAACTATATCGGTGATGTGATGAACAAGGCACGTGCAACGTGCCTTGTTTTCTCAAAGACCACAATTGCGTTGCACCTTTGTGATTGGGAGGGAAAATCATGAGTCTGACCCCGATAGTCATTGAACAAACCAGCCGCGGAGAACGATCGTACGATATTTACTCGCGTTTGCTGCGAGACCGAATCATTATCCTCGGAACCCCGATTGATGATTTTGTCTCGAACTCGATTGTTGCTCAGTTGCTGTTTTTGGCCGCTGACGATCCGGACCGGGACATTCAGCTGTACATCAACAGCCCAGGCGGGTCGGTGACGGCAGGCATGGCCATATACGACACCATGCAGCACATCAAAGCCGATGTTTCCACCATGTGTATTGGAATGGCTGCCAGCATGGGTGCGTTTTTGCTTGCGGCGGGCGCCAAAGGCAAGCGTTATGCCCTCCCGAACAGTGAAATCATGATTCACCAACCGCTGGGCGGTGTCCAGGGTCAGGCATCCGATATTAAGATTCATGCCGATTGGATGTTGAAGACCAAAGACAAGCTGAACCGCATTTTGTCCGAGCGGACGGGACAACCATTGGAACAAGTGGAACGGGATACGGACCGCGACAACTTTATGTCTGCAGCTGCAGCGAAGGAATACGGGTTAATTGATGATGTGATTTCTCCGTTGCACAAGTAAGGCAACCGTGTGATGCGATACAAAATGTCTGGCATAGGTTACAATAAAGGTGTGTAGGAAACGCTAAGGGAACCATGGCTACGGCTTGTCGTGACACTGCATTTCAACTCGCGTACCTGAGACCCCGACAACGGCATCTTCTTTAGGGAGGGGATAATGAATGTTCAAATTTAACGAGGAAAAGGGCCAACTGAAATGCTCGTTCTGTGGCAAGACGCAGGAACAGGTACGCAAGTTGGTGGCTGGACCTGGCGTTTATATCTGTGACGAATGCATTGAACTGTGCAATGAGATTGTCGAGGAACAGTTGGGTGAAGAAGAGGAGTTTGATTTAAAGGAAGTTCCAAAGCCGACTGAGATCAAGACGATTCTTGACCAGTATGTCATTGGTCAAGAGGCGGCCAAAAAATCACTGTCCGTAGCGGTCTACAACCACTATAAGAGAGTAAACAGCGGATCTAACAAAAATGACGATGTTGAGCTTTCGAAGAGCAACATCATGCTCATTGGACCGACGGGAAGCGGTAAGACGCTGTTGGCACAAACGCTTGCCCGCATTCTCAACGTTCCATTTGCGATTGCAGATGCTACGTCTTTGACCGAAGCAGGGTATGTCGGTGAAGACGTTGAGAATATCTTGTTAAAGTTGATTCAGGCTGCGGATTACGATGTGGAGAAGGCGGAGCGTGGCATCATCTACATCGATGAAATCGACAAGATTGCCAGGAAGTCCGAAAACCCATCAATCACGAGAGATGTTTCAGGTGAAGGTGTCCAACAGGCTCTCCTGAAGATCCTTGAGGGTACCGTCGCGAGTGTTCCGCCTCAAGGGGGACGTAAGCATCCTCATCAAGAGTTTATTCAGATTGACACCACCAATATTCTGTTCATTGTCGGTGGAGCGTTCGATGGCATCGAAACCATCATCAAACGACGGTTAGGCAGAAAAGTGATTGGTTTCGGGTCAGCAAACGCATCGGTCGATACGGCAAACAGTCACGTGTTGGCGAAAGTGTTGCCGGAAGACCTGTTAAAGTTCGGGTTGATTCCTGAGTTCATCGGGCGTCTGCCGGTGTTGACGACCCTGGAAATGCTCGATGAATCGGCACTAAAGCAAATCCTGACCCAGCCGAAAAATGCGCTGGTCAAGCAGTTCCAAAAGCTTTTGGAGATTGATGACGTGGTCCTCGAGTTCCACGAAGAGGCACTCGACTACATTGCGAAGGAAGCCATCAAGCGCGGAACTGGTGCTCGCGGCTTGCGCGCAATCATTGAGTCGATTATGCTCGACGTCATGTACGAATTGCCTTCGCGAGATGATGTTAAGAAGTGCATCATCACACGCGAGGCAGCTGCTGCTGAGGCGGGGCCGACTCTGCTTGGAAAAGACGGCAAAACGATGAAGGTTGTCCGTAAGTCTGAGGAGACAGCCTGAGATTCTGGTGCTTTGCAAATGGTAGAATGACGCCGTATCTAGATGGTCCATAGGAAATGACAAGTTGCCGCGGGGTTTTCCTCGCGGCACTTTTGTTTATCTGTGGCGAACCCTGGTAATACTAAACCTATGATTTGCCTCGTATAAGGGAGGGGTCGTCACGTGAGTGCAACCGTTTTGGCAGTGATTCAAGTTTTTTTCGCAGTCGTCATTGGGCTGTATTTCTGGAACCTGCTCAAGACCCAACACAGCAATCGACATGCAATTGAGCGCGAGTCACGCAAAGAGTTGGACAACTTACGTAAGATGCGTACCATCTCGCTGAGTGAACCACTCTCAGAGAAAACTCGCCCGGTCTCGATGGATGACATCGTTGGCCAAAAAGATGGCTTGAAGGCGCTTCGCGCGGCACTATGCGGTCCAAATCCACAGCATGTGCTCATTTATGGACCGCCTGGCGTTGGCAAGACTGCGGCAGCTCGCGTGGTCCTCGAAGACGCAAAGAAAAGCCTCCAATCCCCGTTTCGGTCGGACGCAAAGTTCGTCGAAATTGATGCCACAACGGCCAGGTTTGATGAACGAGGCATCGCCGATCCGTTGATAGGCAGTGTGCATGATCCGATTTACCAGGGTGCCGGTGCCATGGGTATGGCCGGTATTCCTCAGCCCAAGGCAGGCGCAGTCACCAAGGCCCATGGGGGCATACTCTTCATCGACGAAATCGGAGAATTGCACCCCATCCAAATGAACAAATTGCTGAAAGTGCTTGAGGACAGGAAGGTATTTCTTGAGAGTGCCTATTACAGCAGCGAAGACTCTGGCATTCCTGCACACGTCCACGATATCTTTCAAAACGGTCTCCCGGCGGATTTTCGCCTTGTAGGAGCAACCACTCGGTCCCCTGAGGAAATACCGCCAGCCATCCGGTCTCGCTGTCTCGAAGTCTACTTCAGACAGTTAGGAAAAGGTGAGATTCAGCGGATTGTGGAAAAGGCATCGAAAAAGTTGAATATGCCGATGTCGGCCGCGGCGATTGAAGAAATCACAAAGTATGCTACAAACGGTCGCGAAGCGGTCAACATGGTGCAAATTGCAGGCGGCTTGGCTCTGACGGACGAACGGAAGGAAATCACACTTGAAGACGTGCAGTGGGTCATCCAGTTCAGTCAGATTAACCCGAGACCCGAAAAGAAGATCAATTCAAAGCCACAAATTGGCGTTGTCAACGGCCTGGCAGTGGCTGGACCGAGTACTGGCTTATTGTTGGAAATTGAGGTGACGGTACGGCATGCTGCTGAACCCGGCAAGGGGTCAGTGACTATGAGTGGTCTGGTCGAAGAGGAGACGATGCGCTCCGGCAGCAGAAGTGTCCGTCGAAAATCGATGGCGAAAGCCTCGTTTGACAATGTGATTACCGCCCTGCACAAAGTCATGGGCATCGATGCACGGGACTACGACCTGCACATTAATTTTCCAGGTGGCATGCCCGTTGATGGCCCGAGTGCGGGAGTTGCAATGGCAACAGCTATTTATTCGGCGATACGCGAGGTCCCTGTTTCGAATACGGTTGCGATGACCGGTGAAATTTCCTTGCGCGGGTTTGTTCGTCCCGTCGGAGGTGTCAACGCGAAAGTAGAAGCCGCCATTGAGGCGGGTGCGAACACGATTCTTATTCCGAAGGAGAACTGGCAAGAGACATACCTGCACGTCCAAGACGGATGTCGGGTTGTCCCCGTAGAACGGTTTGAAGATGTCCTGCGATTGGCTCTTGAAGGTGGTATTGACGAAATTGCACCAGTCTTTGAGCCATCGTCTGTACCTAGTTCCGCCATCACAAACCAGACTTCGTTCCCGGCAAGCCATTAGAAACATTGGTTCAAAGATTGACCCTGCAAAGATTGATGTCGCGGTTTGCGGATAAAAACTGCGCTTACGCCCTCAGTTCCAGTTCGTGGACTGAGGGTTTCTTATGCCTTGGAACAGGGAATCCTGTTCTGTGCCGAGGACATGTTGACCGGGTGCGCCGCGGACGTTTGTCAGTCGAAGGTCTTGTTCGCTCAGTGTCTTTGCTTCTCACTGCTTGCGCCGATTAGACTTCCGCAATGTGATTCTGTACAATTTAGGCCAAACCAGAAATCCCATGCATCTTTATCTAGGCGTTTCCCGGGGTTTAAGTTAGCGAGACTGAATCGGGGGTGGACTTGATGCCGGCGGACACCAAAACGAACCATACCTTTCCATTGTTGCCTCTCAGGGGTCTACTCGTGTTCCCATCGATGGTCCTGCATTTTGACGTGGGTCGGGAAAAGTCTGTGAAAGCATTAGATGACGCCATGGTACAGGACCATTTGATTGTGCTGACGTCACAGGAAGATGGCCAACTGGATAATCCAACAGCGGAAGACCTGTACACGGTTGGAACCCTTGTTCGCGTGAAGCAAATGATGAAGCTTCCGAATGGTACGATTCGGGTCCTGGTGGAAGGGCTCGAGCGAGTTTCCATCACAAAATGGGTAAGTGAAGACGACTTTTTTGAAGTGAAAGTAAAACGTCATCGCGTGGGCAGGGTTGCAGAGGACAATCGAGCAGAGATTCAGGCTCTCGTGCGCTCAGTCCTGCAGCAATTTGAGCAATATGTGAAGCTGTCCAAAAAGGTCGACCAAGAGACCTACAATTCCGTCACGGACATTGAGGACCCCGGCCACTTGGCAGACGCGATTGCCTCCCACTTACCACTAAAGGTAAAAGACAAGCAGGCCATCCTTGAATCCTTTTCCGTACCCGGGCGCTTGGAGAAGATCCTGCAAATTTTGTCGGATGAACGCGAGGTTCTTGAACTCGAGCGAAAGATCCACCAGCGCGTCCGTTCACAAATGGAGAAGACGCAGAAAGAATATTATCTGCGTGAGCAGATGAAGGCGATTCAAAAGGAGCTCGGGGACCGCGAAGGACGTACCGGTGAAGTGGAAGAGTTGCGAGAGAAACTTGAGCAAAAACAGCTCCCGGAAACGGTCTTAGAACGCGTTCAAAAGGAACTTGAGCGACTGGAACGAATCCCTGTCAGTTCCGCCGAAGGAACGGTCATTCGGAACTACGTGGATTGGATTTTGGCATTGCCATGGACAGAAGCGGTGCAGTCCACAGTCGATGTTGTCCGGGCAGAAGGAGTTCTCGAGCGAGAGCACTTTGGTCTCAATAAGGTTAAGGACCGCATCTTGGAATTTCTGGCCGTATCACAATTGGCCAACAAGTTGGTGGGGCCCATCATCTGTTTGGCCGGACCACCTGGAGTCGGAAAGACCTCGCTGGCTCGGTCGATTGCAACTTCTCTGGACCGGCCGTTTCTGCGCGTTTCGCTCGGTGGTGTGAGAGACGAGGCGGAAATTCGCGGCCATCGTCGTACGTACATTGGTGCGATGCCGGGTCGCATTCTTCAGGGGATGAAGCAAGTCGGCGTGAAAAATCCCGTCTTTCTGCTCGACGAGATTGACAAAATGGCCAGTGACTTTCGCGGTGACCCTACGTCCGCGATGTTGGAGGTCCTCGATCCGGAGCAAAACGCGACGTTCTCGGACCATTACATCGAGATCCCGTTTGACCTGTCTCAAGTCATGTTCATCACGACGGCGAATGATGTCTCGATGATTCCAGGACCGCTGCGGGACAGGATGGAGATCATTCAATTGTCTGGCTATACGGAACTCGAAAAATTGGAGATTGCAAAGCGCCATCTCCTACCGCGGCAAAAGGACCTTCACGCGTTAGGCGGGGACAAGCTGCGTGTGTCGGACGCCGTTCTCCTCGACATCATTCGCGACTATACGAGGGAAGCAGGCGTTCGTCAATTGGACCGCGTGCTCGCATCCGTTACGCGAAAGGTGGCTCGCCGCGTCGCAAAAGGCGAAAGCAAACGCATTACAGTAACGCATAAGGCACTGGAAACCTTCCTCGGACCGCCCATTTTCCAGTACGGAGTTGTGGAAGAAGAAGACCAAGTGGGGGTCGTAACGGGACTGGCATGGACTCCCGTCGGCGGTGATACACTGACCATCGAGGTGTCCATCGTGCCCGGAAACGGGAAGGTTGTGCTCACCGGATCGCTCGGTGATGTCATGAAGGAGAGTGCGCAGACCGCCTTATCCTACGTGCGTTCGAAATCGGAAGCACTGGGTCTTGAAAAAGGCAGCTTCGACACGGTTGATATCCATGTTCACGTGCCAGAAGGGGCCATTCCGAAAGATGGGCCATCTGCAGGCATTTCGTTAGCGACCGCCATCTCATCTGCTTTCACGCTTCGACCTGTCAATCGTTTTGTCGCGATGACCGGGGAAATTACGCTGCGGGGCCGGGTATTACCCATCGGTGGATTGAAAGAAAAGGCGCTTGCCGCACACCGGGCAGGTATTCGCAAAGTGGTCATCCCAGATGGAAACCAGAAAGACCTTCGCGACATTCCGGACTCTGTCTTACAAGAAATTGAGTTTGTACCTGTTAAGCATATGGATGAGGTGTTGCAGGCTGCGCTCAAAGAGCCACTCGGTGAGGAGCCGCGTGTGGGCGGTTTGCTGGCAAACTATTCGGAAGTGCTTGTGGATGAATCATTTCATGAGGATGGGCCCCATCAGTGAAGATTAAAAGTGCAGAATTTGAAATCAGTGCAGTACGGCCGGCACAGTGGCCGACTGACGGTCTTGTGGAATTTGCCTTTGTCGGACGAAGCAACGTCGGGAAGTCTTCACTTCTAAACCGCTTGCTTGGCCGAAAGTCGCTTGCCCGTGTGTCCCAGAAGCCAGGTAAGACACAGCAAATAAACTTTTTCCGCATCAATGACACGTTTCGGTTTGCGGACCTTCCCGGTTATGGTTACGCAGCTGTGAGCAAGACAGAACGAGCGAAGTTCGCCAAGATGATGGAGACCTATCTCAGCACCAGAGATGTCCTTGCACGCGTCTTTCAGCTCGTGGATATTCGTCATTCCCCGATGCCCATGGACATCGAGACATACCGCTGGCTCAGGGCAATCGGCCTCGAAGTGACGATTATTGCCACGAAGTCGGACAAAGTCGGTCGGTCACAGATGGCAAAGGCGGTTCGTGACATCAGAATGACAATGGATGGTCCTGAATATATCATCCCCGTTTCTGCCGAGAAGGGGCAAGGCATTCCTGAATTATGGTCACACATTGAAGACTGCATTGATGATTCGGCAGATATCGACCCAGCATTAGCGGACAGAAGCGATACAGAGTCGTCTGCAGAAATGAAAGATGAGCAGGAGTCAGATGAAGAGTCGTCTGAACCCGTACAGGAAAGCTAGCATCTGATGGGGGACTCCCGAGCACGAACGGTCCGACTTACAAGGGATGTACGGACGGTCAAGAGGTTTTTGGCAATCGGATTTTAATGCTTGGGTCGGCAATCCACATGCTTACAAAAATGAGCAAACAACCAATCATGCCGCTGGTGGAGAGTACATCATGAAATGATAACCAGCCAATGCCAGCGGCGAACACCGGCTCCATCGAGAAGATGATGGCGGTCTCCGTGGAAGACGTGGATTGTTGGAAAAAGGTTTGCGCGAAATAGGCGAAGGCTGTACCAGGGAGCGCGCAAATCAGAATCGCTAGCCACACTGTTGGGGACCAGAAGGGGTCCGTTGAAGTAGGGGTGTGGCTGATGGTCCCAAGTCCCTGAAGGAACAGCGTGATGGTACACCAAACCGTAAGCACACCAATCTCCACTGTGGTGAGGGCGAGTGCGTCCAACTTGACGGCATAACGCTCCGTGAACACGATTTGCAGCGCCAGAAACACGCTGCAAAGGAGCACAAGCACGTCGCCATGGCCAATGGCTCGGATGTCTACCCCTGTCAGCAGTGCTAGACCAAAAACTGCGACGACAGCTCCAAGCCAGTTGCGGCCAGTCGGGGTCGAACGTAACACGGGATAGGCCAGGAGTGGGACCATGACGACGTTTAGACCTGTAAGAAACCCGGCGGTAGCAGGGGTGGTTGTTGAGAGGCCCATCGTTTGAAAAGCGTATCCCCCAAACAATAAGGTACCTAAAAAGGTGCCCGCCACGAATGTCTCCTTCGTAAACGCACGCCTCATTTTCGGGAGAATCATGGCTCCAATCATCAAAGTCGCAGTGGCAATGAGAAAACGCGCGGCAAGGAACGAAAACACGCCGACGTGTTCAAGGGCGCCCTTTGTAAGGCTGAAGGTGGCCCCCCATACAAGCGTCACAAATAGAAGTGTGGTATTTGCAATCCATCGATTGCGTGCAGGCTCTAGTGTTTTCATGATGGAAAGTTTACACACTGACAGGCAATTCGGTCAATGTTTGTAGGAGTTTCGACACAAATCTCGTGTTATAATATGATCCGTATCCGATATAACTATGGGATTCATAGTTACTAAGGAAGGGATTATACGTGCACATCATCGCACTCGGTTTGAACTATCAGACATCCCCTGTCGAAATTCGCGAACGCGTGAGCGTTTCCGACATAGAGCTTGAGGATGTTTTATCCGGCCTCCGGAATACTCATACAATCCTCGAATCGGTGGTTGTGTCTACTTGCAACCGTACCGAGATTTATGCTGTGGTCACTTCCGACTACGCAGGCCGGGATTATCTGACGACACTGCTGGCGCGGCGCGCAGACCTTCTGCGTGAGGAACTTTCCAAACATCTATACGTGTACACTGGCTCTGATGCGGTAGAACACCTGATGAAGGTGACGTGTGGCCTCGATTCTATGGTTGTCGGTGAGACACAAATCCTCGGCCAGGTCAGAAACGCATATCTCGTAGCTCAGAGTGTTGACGCGACGGGAGTCCTTCTGAACCAGTTGTTTCGGCGCGCGATTCAACTCGGGAAGCAGGCACAGTCGGAGACAGGGATTGGCCAGCGGGCCGTATCTGTGAGTTACGCTGCTGTGCAGCTTGCCAAGAAGATCTACGGTGACCTGAGAGATACGAAAGCACTTGTACTGGGTGCGGGTTCCATGAGCAAGCTGTCCGTTCAATATCTGCAGGCTGCAGGCGTCAAAGAGCTGGTGGTTGTGAACCGAACCTTGGCGCGAGCAGAGGAATTGGCACAGTCGGTGGGTGGCAGTGCAATCCCATGGGACAGTCTACAGCGTGCCCTCGGGAATGCGGATTTGGTCATTTCGTCAACAGGGTCCCCTGTGCCCGTCCTCGCAGCAGAGGATGTTCGCGTTGCCCTGCGGACCAGACGCCGCCGCTCGATTCCGCTAACGCTCATCGACATTGCGGTCCCTCGGGACTTGCATCCTGACATTGCGGAGTTGAAGAACGTCTACCTGTATGACATTGATGACCTTGAGGGAGTTATCGAGGCCAATTTGCAAGAACGACAGCGACAAGCCGAAGTTGTTCTAGGTATGGTCGCGAACGCTTGTCAGGACTACGCCAACTGGATGGCCGAGCAAGCTGTGGTTCCACTCATCGCTGCAGTACGAGAAAAGGGCATTCGCATTCAGGCGGATGTGATGGCGAGTCTGGAACGGAAGTTACCGAATCTCAGTGAACATGACAGAAAAGTGCTCCAGAAGCACACGATGAGCATTGTCAATCAAATCCTGCGTGATCCCGTTCAAAACATGAAGGAACTGGCGATTGCCTCCGGTGGGAGCAGGCACGTCCGCGTCTTTGCTGAGTTGTTTGGGGTTTCTGCCTTGGAGATTGAGAGACAAGGGCAGAGCGTGTTGCTTGCATCTGACGATGAAGACTTCGCACAATCGACTCCTGCCCCAGGATTTGCAGAGTTGGTCCGGAGGTGGAGTGAGAGCCTCCTGCGTGACCTGCAGATATCTGACTCACAAGCGCCGGCTGCACATCCTGCCTTGCGCTAGAGGAGGCACGTTATGCTTCCGGTTCGCGCTTTGTTTGACGGTTTTGTCTCGATGTACGCCGTCAGCTTAGTGTTGTTGTTTGTTGACTCCGTGCAACCCCGCAGGGCCGTGAATCGCACGGCCCTCGTTTTGCTGTTTGTATCTTTCTGTCTCGAAACTGCGTTCTTTCTGCGGCAATTGTGGGTGAATGGAACGGAGGCCCTTTATACACCGTTTGATGTCGGACTGCTCTTGGTGTGGTGCATCTTGTTGGTAGCGCTGGTCGTGAATGCGTTTTTCCCGGCGCATGTACTCTTGTTTCTGGCAAACTTACTAGGTTTCCTGATTGTAGCCTTCACGGCCTTCTCCAACAGCGGCCCAGCGACATACACGGCGCCCCGCGGAGACCTGCTTGCGCTTCACA
The Alicyclobacillus curvatus genome window above contains:
- a CDS encoding glutamyl-tRNA reductase, whose translation is MHIIALGLNYQTSPVEIRERVSVSDIELEDVLSGLRNTHTILESVVVSTCNRTEIYAVVTSDYAGRDYLTTLLARRADLLREELSKHLYVYTGSDAVEHLMKVTCGLDSMVVGETQILGQVRNAYLVAQSVDATGVLLNQLFRRAIQLGKQAQSETGIGQRAVSVSYAAVQLAKKIYGDLRDTKALVLGAGSMSKLSVQYLQAAGVKELVVVNRTLARAEELAQSVGGSAIPWDSLQRALGNADLVISSTGSPVPVLAAEDVRVALRTRRRRSIPLTLIDIAVPRDLHPDIAELKNVYLYDIDDLEGVIEANLQERQRQAEVVLGMVANACQDYANWMAEQAVVPLIAAVREKGIRIQADVMASLERKLPNLSEHDRKVLQKHTMSIVNQILRDPVQNMKELAIASGGSRHVRVFAELFGVSALEIERQGQSVLLASDDEDFAQSTPAPGFAELVRRWSESLLRDLQISDSQAPAAHPALR